The Pseudomonas saponiphila DNA window CCTGCTGATCTTCCTGGTGATCGCCATCCTTGGCGGCCACCTGGTGTGGATCCCGGTGCTGGCCTTCCCGATTGCCCTCGGCATCGGCTACGCCTTGCAGAAGCCCCTGGTGGCGACCATGGAAAAAACCATGGCCCTGGGCGCCGAGCGCCAGTCGAGCCTGATCGAAACCCTGGCCGGGCTGGACGCCGTGAAGGTCAACAACGCCGAGAGCGAGCGTCAGTACCAGTGGGAGCAGACCATCGGCACCCTCAGCCGTCTGGAGCTGCGGGTGAAGATGCTCTCCAGCCTGGCGATGAACATCACCTTGCTGATCCAGCAACTGGCCGGGGTGACCATGATCGTCTTCGGTGTGTACCAGATCATCGACGGCAACCTCAGCATGGGCGGCCTGATCGCCTGCTACATGCTCAGCGGCCGGGCCCTGAGCCCGCTGGCTTCGCTGTCCGGCTTGCTGACCCGTTACCAGCAGGCGCGCGTCACCATGACCTCGGTGGACCAGATGATGGAGCTGCCCCAGGAGCGCAATTTCGACGAGCGCCCCCTGAGCCGCAGCGTGCTGCAGGGCGCTATCGAATGTCGGCTGCTGAATTTCACCTACCCGGGGCAGCAGAACCCGGCGCTGAAGAACATCAACCTGGTGATCAAGCCGGGCGAGAAGGTCGGCATCATCGGCCGCAGCGGCTCCGGCAAGAGTTCCCTGGCCAAGCTGCTGGTGGGGCTCTACCAGCCTGACTCCGGGGCCTTGCTGGTGGATGGTGTAGACATCCGCCAGATCGACGTCAGCGAATTGCGCCACAACATTGGTTACGTGCCCCAGGACATCCAACTGCTGGCCGGCACCCTGCGTGACAACCTGACCTCCGGTGCCCGTTACGTCGAAGACGAACTGGTGCTGCAAGCCTCCGAACTGGCAGGGGTGCATGAATTCGCCCGGCTGCATCCACAGGGCTATGAACTGCAGGTCGGCGAGCGCGGGCAAAACCTCTCCGGCGGTCAGCGCCAGAACGTCGCCCTGGCCCGTGCCCTGCTGCTCGATCCGCAGATCCTGCTGCTCGACGAGCCCACCAGCGCCATGGACAACACCGGCGAAGAGCGTCTCAAGCAGCGCCTGGAGTCGGTGGTGCAGAACAAGACCGTGGTCCTGGTGACGCACCGGGCGTCGCTGTTGTCCCTGGTGGACCGGTTGTTGGTGGTGGACCGTGGACAGATCCTGGCCGATGGCCCGAAAGCGGTGGTGATGGAAGCGTTGAAGAAGGGGCAGATCAGTGTTGCTTAAGCCGGGATTCAAGGACTCGATCCGCCGCTATTTCAAAGGCAGCGATTCCCTCAAGGGGCAGCCACTGCCCGAAGTCAACAAGGCCCTGATCGAGGATGCGCCACGGGTCATTCGCCTGACCATCTGGGGCATCATCGCCTTCTTCCTGTTCCTGCTGCTGTGGGCCAACTTCGCGGTGATCGACGAAGTGACCAAGGGCGAGGGCAAGGCCATTCCGTCGTCCAAGGTGCAGAAGATCCAGAACCTGGAGGGCGGGATCGTCTCCGAGCTGTACGTCAAGGAAGGCCAGGTGGTGGAGGCCGGTGCGCCGCTGATTCGCCTGGACGACACGCGCTTCCAGTCCAATGTCGGCGAAACCGAGACCGTGCGCCTGTCGATGCTGCTGCGGGTCGAACGCCTGAGCGCCGAAGTGGATGAGCGCGAACTGAACTTCCCCGCCGACGCGGTCAAGGAAGCGCCCGGCCAGGCGGCCAGCGAAAAATCCCTGTACCAGAGCCGTCGCCAGCAACTGCATGACGAAATCGGCGGCCTTCAGGAACAGCTGATCCAGAAGCAGCAGGAACTGCGCGAGTTCACCTCCAAGCAGGCCCAATACCGCCAGCAACTGGGCCTGCAGCGTCAGGAAATCGCCATGTCCGAGCCCCTGGTGGCCCAGGGCGCGGTGTCGCCGGTGGAAGTGCTGCGGCTCAAGCGCGCCGAAGTGGAAACCCGTGGCCAGCTGGACGCCACCACCCTGGCCATTCCCCGTGCCGAATCGGCGATCAAGGAAGTGCAGCGCAAGATCGATGAAACCCGCGGCAAGTTCCGCAGCGAGGCCCTGACCCAGCTCAACGAGGCGCGCACCGAACTGAACAAGGCCAGCGCCACCGGCAAGGCCCTGGAAGACCGGGTCAGCCGGACCCTGGTGACCTCGCCGGTGCGCGGTATCGTCAAGCAGCTGATGGTCAACACCATTGGCGGGGTGATCCAGCCGGGCAGCGACATGGTGGAAATCGTGCCGCTGAACGACACCCTGCTGGTGGAAGCCAAGATCCGTCCCCAGGACATCGCCTTCCTGCACCCGGGGCAGGAAGCGGTGGTCAAGTTCAGCGCCTATGACTACACCATCTATGGCGGTCTCAAGGCCCGCCTGGAGCAGATCGGCGCCGACACCATCACCGACGAAGACAAGAAGACCACCTACTACATGATCAAGCTGCGCACCGACCGCAGCCACCTGGGCACCGATGAGAAACCGCTGCTGATCATCCCCGGGATGGTGGCCTCGGTGGACATCATCACCGGCAAGAAAAGCATCCTCAGCTACCTGCTCAAGCCGATCATCCGCGCTCGCGCCGAAGCCCTGCACGAGCGCTGATCCGCGTAAAAGGCGACCTTGTCTGTAGGAGCTGGCTTGCCAGCGAAGGGGCCCGTGAGAGCGCCTTCGCCGGCAAGCCGGCTCCTGCAGTTCGTCCCATCGAACCGTCGACAGTGCAGCGTCCCCAGGCATCGCGTCGCCCGATTCAACATATCGTTATTCACTAACGGTATTTAAATTTGCTTTCTTATATCTATAAAGTCGACTCCCTGCGTACCTGCCGACCAATCGGCGCGCCGCACGAAATGAACCCACACGGGATCTCCGTGAGTTTCTGATCGACGCGCGCGCCTTCGGCGCGCCTGCGCGGGAGTTTCAGTCATGTCTGCATCAGCCAGTGCCGCGCCCATCGCCGCACAAGCCTTCGAAATCCGTCCTTTCAACGACGCTGTCGGCGCCGAAATCATCGGCCTGGACCTGTCCCGGCCGGTCAACGACCAGGACTTCGCCCGCATCCATCGCGCCCACCTGGATCATCATGTGGTGGTGTTCCGCGACCAGCGCATCAGCCCCGAACAACAGATCGCCTTCAGCCGTCGCTTCGGCGTGCTGCAGATCCATG harbors:
- a CDS encoding type I secretion system permease/ATPase, encoding MESEASRAQFSHDPRGMHDDPLLDGLLTLCFLHQKPASAAMLTTGLPLPSQRLSAELLPRAAARAGLQGRVLRRKLEQIPSIAMPALLLLKDGRSAVLLGWQGEDKARLLLSESDGGEVCVDRQLVAEDYSGRVFFAQPQHKFDVNHGSLIPRARSWFRDTLKRSRWLYADAIAASLLINIIAMAAPLFVMNVYDRVVPNQATSTLWVLSIGIMGAYIFDLILKSLRSLCLDLAGKKTDLIISATLFERIVGMAMKYRPARVGSFAQNIHEFQSLRDFLASLTLTSLIDLPFTLLIFLVIAILGGHLVWIPVLAFPIALGIGYALQKPLVATMEKTMALGAERQSSLIETLAGLDAVKVNNAESERQYQWEQTIGTLSRLELRVKMLSSLAMNITLLIQQLAGVTMIVFGVYQIIDGNLSMGGLIACYMLSGRALSPLASLSGLLTRYQQARVTMTSVDQMMELPQERNFDERPLSRSVLQGAIECRLLNFTYPGQQNPALKNINLVIKPGEKVGIIGRSGSGKSSLAKLLVGLYQPDSGALLVDGVDIRQIDVSELRHNIGYVPQDIQLLAGTLRDNLTSGARYVEDELVLQASELAGVHEFARLHPQGYELQVGERGQNLSGGQRQNVALARALLLDPQILLLDEPTSAMDNTGEERLKQRLESVVQNKTVVLVTHRASLLSLVDRLLVVDRGQILADGPKAVVMEALKKGQISVA
- a CDS encoding HlyD family type I secretion periplasmic adaptor subunit, which encodes MLLKPGFKDSIRRYFKGSDSLKGQPLPEVNKALIEDAPRVIRLTIWGIIAFFLFLLLWANFAVIDEVTKGEGKAIPSSKVQKIQNLEGGIVSELYVKEGQVVEAGAPLIRLDDTRFQSNVGETETVRLSMLLRVERLSAEVDERELNFPADAVKEAPGQAASEKSLYQSRRQQLHDEIGGLQEQLIQKQQELREFTSKQAQYRQQLGLQRQEIAMSEPLVAQGAVSPVEVLRLKRAEVETRGQLDATTLAIPRAESAIKEVQRKIDETRGKFRSEALTQLNEARTELNKASATGKALEDRVSRTLVTSPVRGIVKQLMVNTIGGVIQPGSDMVEIVPLNDTLLVEAKIRPQDIAFLHPGQEAVVKFSAYDYTIYGGLKARLEQIGADTITDEDKKTTYYMIKLRTDRSHLGTDEKPLLIIPGMVASVDIITGKKSILSYLLKPIIRARAEALHER